A window of Selenomonas ruminantium subsp. lactilytica TAM6421 contains these coding sequences:
- a CDS encoding Hsp20 family protein — protein sequence MFRAVPFHLRENAERGYDVLEKVLSYAAEQSLNPLGKVSGALSSFKVDVIETDTAYELFAELPGFYKEQITVSYDDDNYLRIKAQRAEAVDASIKYLCRERKSGDFERTFYIDGIDKKAVNVAFENGILHIVLPKQKEDENRTVFDIE from the coding sequence ATGTTCAGAGCAGTACCATTTCATCTCCGGGAAAATGCGGAGCGTGGTTATGATGTTTTGGAAAAGGTGTTGAGCTATGCCGCCGAGCAGTCTCTGAATCCGCTGGGTAAAGTCAGCGGGGCATTATCGTCCTTCAAGGTGGACGTGATTGAGACGGATACAGCCTATGAGCTCTTTGCAGAACTGCCGGGTTTCTACAAGGAGCAGATCACGGTTTCCTATGATGATGACAACTATCTGCGCATCAAGGCCCAGCGGGCAGAGGCAGTGGATGCCAGCATCAAGTATCTCTGCCGGGAGCGCAAGAGCGGCGATTTTGAGCGCACCTTCTATATTGACGGTATCGACAAGAAAGCCGTCAATGTGGCTTTCGAGAACGGTATTTTGCATATCGTCCTGCCGAAGCAGAAGGAAGATGAAAACCGTACGGTGTTTGATATCGAGTAA
- the addA gene encoding helicase-exonuclease AddAB subunit AddA: MPYTKDQQTAIEARGRNILVAAAAGSGKTRVLVERIIQQLLHDELDVDELLVVTFTNAAAAEMRERIEGTLARELDGITDREIAARLERQMILLTGADISTFHSFCQRVIRQHIESIDVDPKFRLASEQEMILLRQDVLETMLEEKYERPERAEDLLVWEEFISFMDDYGDEKGDETIKEAILKLHAFAQSQPFPAKWLQSQQEAKTETLANSPWLGAVIPEMKNGLLAVISQYEELAALGSSQSDAAFAAAWAPYGELMQQDLAGLADIREAFNVLALSPEADKWDELTKKVSKFSWGAMRGKIYNDLKSLYPDSRQTFVDRRDAVKKALTKFAETYMKQSAAQMEEDMAANQQVAGTYAQLALDFGSALQAAKQERNVLDFNDLEHYALQILSDTDAEGKIVPSEAAKTLREKYKSIMVDEYQDTNGVQETILNLIARENNRFTVGDVKQSIYRFRLADPTLFQVKYDSFVEEPTAGDKNQLITMKQNFRSRAEVLAPINFVFDQIMTREAAEIEYDDRSKLYPGADYPSHEHTLAGPMELDLILQEQEDAKEKKKAPVDTEAEEEGEEDLQGFKLEAQYIAQRIAKLMEESPFVYDKDQDGYRPLAYRDIAVLLRAVSGKANILLETLRKNSIPAYANVDGGYFEAAEVRLMLALLKVIDNVRQDIPLAAVLASPIGGFSMEELTQIRLASETGDLYDGLLASFSLDSKLPQELAGRIAAFQADLARWRSFAISHSVPELIWLLYRDTGYYDYVGGIKGGLLRQANLRMLADRAADYERTNYRGLFRFLRFIENLQKRETDLSVARTLGASENVVQIMTIHRSKGLEFPVVIVADTAKGFNFKDLSSSFLMHKDLGIGMKIAQRSRVGRQIYKSLPWQSVATKIRAESKAEEMRILYVAMTRAREKLILTGVVKGKDLAKKFQKYCQYVEQEEAQLPTHAITGAKSYLDWVAMALSRHSAGEPLRQAAGLEGVMANLEQSIEPAAQIKVNLCPAQSVTTDKQDEDAADEFLQAAVHLQPMPTSAYQEQVEHMLSWQYADKGLANVPAKLTVTEIKRRFVAGLEHDEELPAARQLIVMNEQEELEAVAEGGEVPAAEAEKTAEEIGADWPRPRFMREKQTSLSPMERGTIMHTVMQRLDFHGDVSYQGIKKQVEALEAKGILPEGAGKVVYIKGIQGFFASPLGAQVQNARRLYRELPFSRMLKAKDFYPEVQEEGELVFTQGVIDLLVETAEGELILVDYKTDRLTDPARIRRRYQIQLDLYRDAVEAILGRQVDKTYLYLLQNGSFVPMDAVE, from the coding sequence ATGCCATACACCAAGGATCAACAGACAGCCATTGAGGCTCGCGGGCGGAATATATTGGTCGCCGCTGCCGCCGGTTCCGGCAAGACGCGGGTGCTGGTGGAACGCATTATCCAGCAGCTGCTCCATGATGAACTGGATGTGGATGAATTATTGGTGGTGACCTTCACTAATGCGGCGGCGGCAGAGATGCGGGAACGCATTGAAGGAACCCTGGCCCGGGAATTGGACGGCATCACCGACCGGGAAATCGCCGCTCGTCTGGAACGGCAGATGATTTTGCTGACCGGTGCCGATATCAGTACCTTCCATTCCTTTTGCCAGCGGGTGATCCGCCAGCATATCGAAAGCATTGATGTGGATCCCAAGTTCCGTCTGGCCAGCGAACAGGAAATGATCTTGCTCAGGCAGGATGTTCTGGAAACCATGCTGGAGGAAAAATACGAACGCCCGGAACGGGCAGAGGATCTGCTCGTCTGGGAAGAATTCATTTCCTTTATGGACGACTATGGTGATGAAAAGGGCGATGAGACGATCAAGGAGGCCATATTGAAACTTCATGCCTTTGCCCAGAGCCAGCCTTTTCCTGCGAAATGGCTGCAAAGCCAGCAGGAAGCAAAGACAGAGACTTTGGCCAATTCTCCGTGGCTGGGTGCTGTTATCCCCGAGATGAAGAATGGCTTGCTGGCGGTGATCAGCCAGTATGAGGAATTGGCTGCCTTGGGCAGTTCACAGTCTGATGCGGCTTTTGCAGCGGCCTGGGCACCCTATGGGGAGCTGATGCAGCAGGATCTGGCCGGCTTGGCCGATATCCGCGAAGCCTTCAATGTGCTGGCCCTGTCCCCGGAGGCAGATAAATGGGATGAACTGACCAAAAAGGTCAGCAAGTTTTCCTGGGGGGCCATGCGGGGAAAGATCTATAACGACTTGAAGTCGCTTTATCCGGATAGCCGGCAGACCTTTGTTGACCGTCGGGATGCTGTCAAAAAGGCGCTGACCAAATTTGCCGAAACCTATATGAAGCAATCGGCGGCGCAGATGGAAGAGGATATGGCAGCCAATCAGCAGGTGGCTGGAACCTATGCCCAGCTGGCATTGGATTTTGGCAGTGCCCTGCAGGCGGCCAAGCAGGAGCGTAATGTGCTGGATTTCAACGATTTGGAGCACTATGCGCTGCAGATTCTCAGCGATACGGATGCGGAAGGCAAAATTGTCCCCAGCGAAGCGGCAAAAACCTTGCGGGAAAAATATAAGTCCATTATGGTGGACGAGTATCAGGACACCAATGGTGTACAGGAAACCATTCTGAATCTGATTGCCCGGGAAAACAATCGCTTTACCGTAGGGGATGTGAAGCAGAGTATCTATCGTTTCCGCCTGGCTGATCCGACACTTTTCCAGGTCAAGTACGACAGCTTTGTGGAAGAACCGACGGCGGGGGACAAGAATCAGCTGATCACCATGAAGCAGAATTTCCGCAGCCGGGCGGAAGTGCTGGCTCCCATCAATTTTGTCTTTGACCAGATCATGACGCGGGAGGCGGCGGAAATCGAATATGATGACCGCAGCAAGCTCTATCCTGGTGCAGATTACCCGTCACATGAACATACCCTGGCCGGGCCTATGGAATTGGATTTGATCCTGCAGGAGCAGGAAGATGCCAAGGAAAAGAAAAAAGCCCCTGTGGATACAGAGGCGGAGGAGGAAGGCGAAGAGGATCTGCAGGGCTTCAAGCTGGAAGCGCAGTACATTGCCCAGCGCATCGCCAAATTGATGGAGGAGAGTCCCTTTGTCTACGATAAGGATCAGGATGGATATCGTCCTCTGGCCTATCGGGATATTGCGGTGCTTCTGCGGGCGGTGAGTGGTAAGGCCAATATCCTGCTGGAAACCCTGCGTAAAAACAGCATTCCTGCTTATGCCAATGTGGATGGCGGCTATTTTGAAGCGGCAGAAGTGCGGCTGATGCTGGCGCTGCTGAAGGTCATCGACAATGTGCGTCAGGATATTCCGCTGGCTGCGGTGCTGGCTTCCCCAATCGGCGGCTTTTCCATGGAAGAACTTACGCAGATCCGTCTGGCTTCAGAAACCGGCGATCTTTATGATGGTCTGTTGGCCAGTTTTTCGCTGGACAGTAAATTGCCGCAGGAGCTGGCTGGCCGCATAGCTGCATTTCAGGCAGATTTGGCCCGCTGGCGCAGCTTCGCCATCAGTCATAGCGTGCCGGAGCTGATCTGGCTGCTCTATCGGGATACTGGTTACTACGATTATGTGGGCGGTATTAAGGGCGGTCTGCTGCGGCAGGCCAATCTGCGCATGCTGGCCGATCGGGCGGCTGATTATGAGCGCACTAACTACCGGGGACTGTTCCGTTTCCTGCGGTTTATCGAGAATCTGCAGAAACGGGAGACGGATTTGTCTGTAGCCAGAACCTTGGGCGCCAGCGAGAATGTGGTGCAGATCATGACCATTCACCGCAGCAAGGGCTTGGAGTTTCCCGTGGTCATCGTGGCGGATACAGCCAAGGGTTTCAACTTCAAGGATTTGAGCAGTTCCTTCCTGATGCATAAGGATTTGGGCATCGGCATGAAAATTGCCCAGCGCTCAAGGGTGGGACGGCAGATCTACAAATCCCTGCCCTGGCAGTCTGTGGCCACTAAAATCCGCGCGGAATCCAAGGCTGAGGAAATGCGTATCCTCTATGTAGCCATGACCAGAGCCAGAGAAAAGCTGATTCTGACCGGTGTGGTGAAAGGAAAGGATCTGGCCAAGAAGTTCCAGAAATACTGTCAGTATGTGGAACAGGAAGAGGCGCAGCTGCCAACCCATGCCATCACCGGTGCCAAGAGTTATCTGGATTGGGTGGCCATGGCGCTGAGCCGTCATAGTGCAGGCGAGCCACTGCGGCAGGCGGCTGGACTTGAAGGAGTGATGGCGAATTTGGAGCAGAGCATCGAACCTGCTGCCCAGATTAAGGTCAATCTCTGTCCGGCACAGTCTGTCACAACCGATAAGCAGGACGAAGATGCCGCTGATGAATTCTTGCAGGCGGCCGTCCATCTGCAGCCGATGCCCACGTCTGCTTATCAGGAACAAGTGGAACATATGCTCAGCTGGCAATATGCGGACAAAGGTTTGGCCAATGTTCCGGCCAAGCTCACGGTGACGGAGATCAAGCGGCGCTTTGTCGCTGGTTTGGAGCATGATGAAGAACTGCCTGCGGCCCGTCAGCTGATTGTCATGAACGAGCAGGAAGAATTGGAAGCGGTAGCAGAAGGCGGAGAAGTTCCTGCAGCTGAGGCAGAAAAAACAGCAGAGGAGATAGGGGCAGACTGGCCCCGTCCACGTTTTATGCGGGAGAAGCAGACCAGTCTTTCGCCCATGGAACGGGGCACCATCATGCATACGGTCATGCAGCGGCTGGATTTCCATGGCGATGTGAGCTATCAGGGTATCAAAAAGCAGGTAGAAGCATTGGAAGCAAAAGGCATTCTGCCGGAAGGTGCCGGCAAGGTGGTCTATATCAAGGGCATACAGGGCTTCTTTGCTTCGCCCTTGGGGGCGCAGGTGCAGAACGCCCGCAGGCTTTATCGCGAGCTGCCCTTCAGCCGGATGCTCAAGGCCAAGGATTTTTACCCCGAAGTGCAGGAAGAAGGGGAACTGGTTTTCACCCAGGGCGTGATTGACCTGCTTGTAGAAACCGCCGAGGGTGAGCTTATCCTGGTTGACTACAAGACCGACAGGCTGACGGATCCGGCCCGTATCCGGCGGCGTTATCAGATCCAGCTGGATTTGTACCGTGATGCCGTGGAAGCAATCTTAGGGCGGCAGGTAGACAAGACCTATCTCTATCTGTTGCAGAATGGCAGCTTTGTGCCTATGGATGCAGTGGAGTAA
- the addB gene encoding helicase-exonuclease AddAB subunit AddB: MTATLDFIIGRSGTGKTHACLTAMQKKMTAEPLGPALILLLPEHMTYKAERELATMMEKNGQGFFRAYVFGFRRFARQILLETGGGDMPRISDVGRRLLLQKLLLKHQKDKDLTVFARAARQRGFTETLSDAIKEIKSYRLTTDTLRQAADMVGTGQERLSGKVRELSTLADEFAAAMDGRTNDAEDLMNILADKIPQAELMQGAEVWIDGFVFFNPQEMNVLAAILSSAAKVHITLPLTGEHLPNGQVNFQQPENTNETGLFNRPYRTMENICRLLQEMESGQSGFWQPVTLLTENHRAKNPALGWLEKTLFGQVAEYSEKVQGLRLVEAANRRIELETVAADILRLVREEDYRYREIGVLIRNAEDYDGVLPLVFQDYGIPFFQDGKRQSIHHPLAELLRSALEVVQRGWNYENIFRCLRTGFFPLVRDDVDKLENYVLEFGIRGRKRWLQAEDWRWHRRYSLDTEEEEVDAETQERLQLIDGLRRQAVEALRIFDQSIRQAENVTDQITALYDFLVALEVPAHLVKWQEVAENEGRMADAAEHKQIWEDIMELFDQLVEISGQEKMSLTDFAAVLGDGLDAVNLSLIPPGLDYVTVSSLDQNSMAGSRAIYILGANAGAMPRRIGEAGMFTDADRLHLADALEKMPAEFGEKPVISRGSQERSFGERFLLYRGFNEASEYLWISYALADAEGSGLQPASLVGKLKHCFPQLLFWSIPLEILDRKDMLQLSAPVPAVSGLANALRGQRDEGKMDEFWQDVYNWALKQPDLQRPMKLALAGLAPKAPVGEIPTELAQAIYLKGKFLRGSVTQFEKFRQCPFSHFAKYGLKLQERHTYEFRHMDLGQLLHEVIREYGEMVSRDYDHRWQDVPEERRGDICHELVETIAPRLQSEILLSRPDYRHYKRRMEATALQAVNHLSAWAAVSEFQPAYFEEGFGHKADKVQLTPLPLGNGFSLSLKGQIDRLDIHQENPYFLILDYKTGQAAINLFEVYYGLKLQLLVYVLVGQELLKQQDKERLPAGILYALLHNPLITADKRLSSEEMAAAIKKKLTMPGWVLADMDVIRSIDANLEHIKPQAKKDGQLDSNTLKKHYIRTQQEFELMLGYVDYILRDTGKAILSGDIQIKPYRNGERTACKYCDYQVLCGFDPDIEGFAYHDVQDFDEEEMERRMADTIGREDLADAIHQGSTDSH; this comes from the coding sequence ATGACAGCAACTTTAGACTTTATCATTGGGCGCAGCGGCACGGGCAAGACGCATGCCTGCCTGACGGCCATGCAGAAGAAAATGACGGCAGAGCCTTTAGGGCCGGCGCTGATCCTGCTCTTGCCGGAGCATATGACCTATAAGGCTGAGCGGGAACTGGCCACCATGATGGAAAAAAACGGGCAGGGCTTTTTCCGTGCCTATGTGTTCGGCTTCCGGCGTTTTGCCCGGCAGATCCTGCTGGAAACCGGTGGTGGGGACATGCCCCGCATCAGCGATGTGGGAAGGCGGCTCTTACTGCAAAAATTACTGCTAAAGCATCAGAAGGACAAGGATCTGACGGTTTTTGCCCGAGCAGCCCGGCAGCGGGGCTTTACGGAAACCCTGTCCGATGCTATCAAGGAAATCAAAAGCTATCGGCTGACCACCGATACACTGCGGCAGGCGGCGGATATGGTGGGCACCGGGCAGGAACGCCTTTCGGGCAAAGTGCGGGAACTGTCTACGCTGGCCGATGAATTTGCGGCAGCCATGGATGGTCGCACGAATGATGCGGAAGATCTGATGAACATCCTAGCGGACAAGATCCCACAGGCAGAACTCATGCAGGGCGCTGAAGTATGGATTGATGGCTTCGTGTTCTTCAATCCACAGGAAATGAATGTATTGGCCGCCATATTGTCCAGTGCGGCAAAGGTCCATATCACTTTGCCGCTGACGGGGGAACACCTGCCAAATGGTCAGGTCAATTTTCAGCAGCCGGAAAATACCAATGAAACAGGGCTGTTCAACCGTCCTTACCGCACGATGGAAAATATCTGCCGCCTGCTGCAGGAAATGGAGTCAGGTCAGAGTGGTTTTTGGCAGCCTGTCACGTTGCTGACGGAAAATCATCGTGCCAAAAATCCTGCTTTGGGCTGGCTGGAGAAGACATTATTCGGCCAGGTCGCGGAATATTCGGAAAAAGTACAGGGGCTGCGGCTGGTGGAAGCGGCTAACCGCCGCATCGAGCTGGAGACCGTGGCGGCGGATATCCTGCGGCTGGTGCGGGAAGAAGATTACCGCTATCGGGAAATCGGCGTTTTGATCCGCAATGCCGAGGATTATGATGGCGTCCTGCCGTTGGTATTCCAGGATTATGGTATTCCCTTCTTTCAGGATGGCAAGCGGCAGAGCATCCATCATCCCTTGGCGGAACTCCTGCGTTCCGCACTGGAAGTGGTGCAGCGGGGCTGGAACTATGAGAATATCTTCCGCTGTCTGCGCACGGGCTTCTTCCCCTTGGTGAGGGATGATGTGGACAAGCTGGAAAACTATGTGCTGGAATTCGGCATCCGGGGACGCAAGCGGTGGCTGCAGGCAGAGGATTGGCGTTGGCATCGCCGTTATTCGCTGGATACGGAAGAGGAAGAAGTCGATGCGGAAACCCAGGAACGGCTGCAGCTCATTGACGGTTTGCGGCGGCAGGCCGTAGAAGCGCTGCGGATTTTTGACCAGTCAATCCGGCAGGCGGAGAATGTAACCGACCAGATCACGGCTCTTTATGATTTCCTAGTGGCACTGGAGGTGCCTGCCCATCTGGTCAAATGGCAGGAGGTGGCTGAGAACGAAGGCCGGATGGCAGATGCGGCAGAGCATAAGCAAATCTGGGAAGACATCATGGAATTATTCGATCAGCTGGTGGAAATCAGCGGGCAGGAAAAGATGAGCCTGACTGATTTTGCGGCGGTGCTTGGGGATGGGCTCGATGCGGTGAATCTGTCCCTGATTCCACCGGGGCTTGACTATGTGACGGTATCCTCCCTGGATCAGAACAGTATGGCGGGCAGCCGGGCCATCTATATCCTGGGGGCCAATGCCGGAGCCATGCCGCGGCGGATCGGTGAAGCGGGGATGTTTACTGATGCGGACAGGTTGCATCTGGCCGATGCTTTGGAAAAAATGCCTGCGGAATTCGGGGAAAAGCCGGTGATTTCCCGGGGCAGCCAGGAGCGCAGCTTTGGTGAGCGCTTCCTGCTTTACCGAGGCTTTAATGAGGCCAGCGAATACCTGTGGATCTCTTATGCTCTGGCAGATGCAGAGGGCAGTGGTCTGCAGCCTGCCTCGTTGGTGGGGAAATTAAAGCACTGCTTCCCCCAATTGCTATTCTGGTCTATTCCCTTGGAAATTTTGGACCGTAAAGATATGCTACAACTGTCGGCACCGGTGCCGGCGGTGTCCGGTCTGGCCAATGCCCTGCGCGGCCAGCGGGATGAAGGAAAGATGGATGAATTCTGGCAGGACGTGTACAATTGGGCCCTGAAGCAGCCGGATCTGCAGCGGCCGATGAAACTGGCACTGGCAGGGCTGGCGCCCAAAGCTCCTGTAGGCGAGATTCCCACGGAACTGGCCCAGGCCATCTACCTCAAGGGCAAATTCCTGCGGGGCAGCGTCACTCAGTTCGAGAAGTTCCGTCAGTGTCCCTTCAGTCATTTTGCGAAGTACGGCCTGAAATTGCAGGAACGCCATACCTATGAGTTCCGGCATATGGATTTGGGACAGCTTTTGCATGAGGTGATCCGGGAATACGGGGAAATGGTCAGCCGTGATTATGACCATCGCTGGCAGGATGTGCCTGAGGAGCGTCGCGGGGATATCTGCCATGAGCTGGTGGAGACCATTGCACCCCGCCTGCAGAGTGAAATTTTGCTGAGCCGTCCAGATTATCGTCACTATAAGCGGCGCATGGAGGCTACAGCCTTGCAGGCAGTCAATCATTTGTCCGCCTGGGCAGCGGTATCAGAATTCCAACCGGCTTACTTTGAGGAGGGCTTCGGCCATAAGGCGGATAAGGTGCAGCTGACACCGCTGCCTTTGGGCAATGGTTTTTCCCTGTCCCTGAAGGGTCAGATTGACCGTTTGGACATCCATCAGGAAAATCCCTATTTTCTGATCCTTGATTATAAGACGGGGCAGGCAGCCATCAATCTCTTTGAGGTGTATTATGGGCTGAAACTGCAGCTGCTGGTCTATGTGCTGGTGGGGCAGGAATTACTGAAACAGCAGGATAAGGAAAGACTGCCCGCAGGCATTCTCTATGCGCTTTTGCATAATCCCCTGATTACGGCGGATAAGCGGCTCAGCAGTGAGGAGATGGCAGCAGCCATCAAGAAGAAGCTCACCATGCCCGGCTGGGTGCTGGCGGATATGGACGTCATCCGCAGCATTGATGCCAATCTGGAGCATATCAAGCCTCAGGCCAAGAAAGATGGGCAGCTGGACAGCAATACCTTGAAGAAACATTACATCCGCACGCAACAGGAATTTGAACTGATGCTGGGTTATGTGGACTATATCCTGCGGGATACCGGGAAAGCTATCCTGTCCGGTGATATCCAGATCAAACCCTATCGGAATGGGGAGCGCACGGCCTGCAAATACTGTGATTATCAGGTGCTCTGTGGCTTTGATCCGGATATTGAGGGTTTTGCCTATCATGATGTGCAGGATTTTGATGAGGAAGAAATGGAACGCCGGATGGCGGATACAATAGGAAGAGAGGATTTAGCTGATGCCATACACCAAGGATCAACAGACAGCCATTGA
- a CDS encoding phenylacetate--CoA ligase family protein, translating to MQALQLERLQKQLKWAEEKSFFYQQKFTKAGVSAGDIKSLEDIRRLPFLTANELFQIDSLDMLTMPLSGIIRFSVVQQENGEVTKFYTAGDIGHNVEMLTRAFVAAGVNQTSVVALQGDMSDSRIMDLQYALEMLGATVVAMGTDYRQWLRMMELISMDTIVSTPQLIMQLIIQLQATGKNIADYPLTRIICLNQQGLQNAMQRHIADRTHATVYNLYEPAELGTASMLYQCEAHKGYHIQEDYFYPEIVAFHSDQVVTEPHQMGELVVTTLAAEAVPLIRYRTGQAVMLETDVCDCGRTLRRVTTPFTFM from the coding sequence ATGCAAGCCTTGCAGTTAGAGCGCCTGCAGAAACAGCTGAAATGGGCAGAGGAAAAGAGTTTCTTCTACCAGCAGAAGTTTACCAAGGCAGGAGTGTCGGCAGGTGACATCAAGAGCCTTGAGGACATCCGGAGGCTTCCTTTCCTGACCGCTAATGAACTCTTCCAGATTGATTCGCTGGATATGCTGACCATGCCACTGTCGGGGATTATCCGCTTCAGCGTGGTGCAGCAGGAAAATGGCGAGGTGACGAAGTTCTATACCGCAGGCGATATCGGACATAATGTGGAGATGCTGACGCGGGCCTTTGTGGCCGCAGGTGTCAATCAGACCTCAGTGGTGGCCTTGCAAGGGGATATGTCCGACAGCCGCATCATGGATCTTCAGTATGCTTTAGAGATGCTTGGCGCGACGGTGGTAGCGATGGGAACGGATTATCGGCAGTGGCTGCGTATGATGGAGCTCATCAGCATGGATACCATTGTGAGCACGCCCCAGCTGATCATGCAGCTCATTATCCAGCTGCAGGCCACGGGCAAGAATATTGCCGATTATCCGTTGACGCGGATCATCTGTCTGAATCAACAGGGCTTGCAGAATGCCATGCAGCGTCATATTGCCGACCGCACCCATGCTACGGTATATAACCTCTATGAACCGGCGGAATTGGGTACGGCCAGCATGCTTTATCAATGTGAGGCTCATAAGGGTTATCATATTCAGGAGGACTACTTCTATCCGGAAATCGTAGCCTTCCATAGCGATCAGGTGGTGACCGAGCCTCATCAGATGGGCGAGTTGGTGGTAACTACCCTGGCGGCAGAAGCCGTGCCGTTGATCCGCTATCGCACTGGGCAGGCGGTTATGTTGGAAACGGATGTGTGTGACTGTGGGCGGACATTGCGTCGGGTGACGACACCATTTACCTTTATGTAG
- a CDS encoding CheR family methyltransferase: protein MMDEKDWAEFKRKLKAKTEIDLDLYKEPQMKRRIGNLVTRANMDSYVAYFDNAAKNKDDFAAFIEYLTINVSEFFRTPEKFGKLETDVIPDLLKRSPKLNIWSAGCSIGAEPYSLAIIMKEMTPNVKHRILASDLDIEILAKAKRGVYNKDEIKAMKPDRLKKYFQTVEGDKYAVSQEIKSCIEFKRHNLLKDPFENGFDLILCRNVVIYFTEEAKDQLYANFFKALKPGGILFVGATEAILNFRKLGYTSFQPFFYQKPLA, encoded by the coding sequence ATGATGGATGAAAAGGATTGGGCAGAGTTTAAACGGAAATTGAAGGCCAAGACGGAAATTGACCTCGATCTATATAAAGAACCGCAGATGAAACGGCGTATCGGCAATCTGGTGACCAGAGCTAATATGGATTCCTATGTGGCGTATTTTGACAATGCAGCCAAGAATAAAGACGATTTTGCCGCCTTTATCGAATATCTGACGATCAACGTGTCGGAATTCTTCCGTACACCGGAGAAGTTTGGCAAGCTGGAGACAGATGTCATTCCGGATCTTTTGAAGCGCTCACCCAAGCTCAATATCTGGAGTGCGGGCTGCTCCATTGGGGCGGAACCTTATTCCCTGGCTATCATCATGAAGGAAATGACGCCGAATGTGAAGCACCGCATCCTGGCCTCTGACCTGGATATCGAAATCCTGGCCAAGGCAAAACGGGGGGTTTACAACAAGGACGAAATCAAGGCCATGAAGCCTGACCGTCTGAAGAAATACTTCCAGACCGTTGAAGGGGATAAGTATGCGGTCAGTCAGGAAATCAAGAGCTGCATCGAGTTCAAGCGTCATAATCTCTTGAAAGATCCCTTCGAGAATGGTTTTGACCTGATTCTTTGCCGCAATGTGGTCATTTACTTCACCGAGGAAGCCAAGGATCAGCTCTATGCCAACTTCTTCAAGGCCCTGAAGCCAGGTGGCATCCTTTTTGTCGGTGCCACTGAGGCCATCCTGAACTTCCGCAAATTAGGCTATACCAGTTTCCAGCCGTTCTTCTATCAAAAGCCTTTGGCATAA
- a CDS encoding protein O-GlcNAcase, which produces MRFLRGKWKYLLGVFTLAMLTLWGNVPASSAPAIPLRGIVEGFYGTPWSQADRLDMLQFCHDHKLNAYIYAPKDDPYHRAKWREPYPADKMAELRVLIDASKKQQVKFIFAISPGLDIHFDGPEGDADKIAMERKLTAMYEMGVRDFAIFFDDIKNKDAKGQAEFLNWLNENFIAKHKDVAPLITVPTEYFRQDMEAEGQIKEYTRDFSATLDKNILVLYTGEKVVPDGLTDEDYAKANKLYGRQLGVWWNYPVSDYLEAKLALGPIEKMPVKSEIPAIFYNPMKHAELSKISLATGADYARNPSKYDAVKSWQKAIKSQYGKLAPAMEAFADHNQHMVVSWAVIGPEDGAAMRQLMEAYWQDKSKGEKLTADLSKLDQSISQLQQKLPAKALQECQPQLQQLQRIVRADMLGIRILAGEQDKRAEFDTLLAEVKAHDKEAQASEKTCRAFLDKLAGLL; this is translated from the coding sequence TGGGGCAATGTGCCCGCGTCCAGCGCGCCGGCCATTCCGCTTAGGGGAATCGTGGAGGGCTTCTATGGCACGCCCTGGTCTCAGGCAGACCGGCTGGATATGCTGCAATTCTGCCATGACCATAAGCTCAATGCCTATATCTACGCACCAAAGGACGATCCCTATCATCGGGCCAAATGGCGGGAGCCCTATCCTGCCGATAAGATGGCGGAATTGCGGGTTCTTATCGATGCGTCGAAGAAGCAGCAGGTGAAGTTCATCTTTGCCATTTCGCCGGGGCTGGACATCCATTTTGACGGCCCGGAGGGGGATGCTGACAAAATCGCCATGGAGCGAAAACTCACGGCCATGTATGAGATGGGCGTGCGGGATTTCGCCATCTTCTTTGACGATATCAAGAACAAGGATGCCAAGGGGCAGGCAGAGTTTCTGAACTGGCTCAATGAAAACTTCATCGCCAAGCACAAGGATGTGGCGCCGCTGATTACAGTGCCTACCGAATATTTCCGGCAGGATATGGAGGCTGAGGGGCAGATCAAGGAATACACCCGGGACTTTTCTGCTACGTTGGATAAGAATATTCTCGTGCTCTACACTGGGGAAAAGGTGGTACCCGATGGGCTGACGGATGAAGATTACGCCAAGGCAAATAAGCTTTATGGCCGTCAGCTTGGCGTATGGTGGAACTATCCTGTCAGCGACTATCTGGAAGCCAAGCTGGCGTTGGGGCCCATCGAGAAAATGCCGGTGAAGTCGGAGATTCCTGCTATTTTCTATAATCCCATGAAACATGCGGAGCTGTCGAAAATCTCGCTGGCTACGGGGGCAGATTATGCCCGGAATCCATCTAAGTACGATGCGGTCAAATCCTGGCAGAAAGCCATCAAGTCGCAATACGGAAAGCTGGCACCGGCCATGGAGGCCTTTGCTGACCATAATCAGCATATGGTAGTGAGCTGGGCTGTGATTGGCCCGGAGGATGGTGCAGCCATGCGGCAGCTGATGGAGGCTTACTGGCAGGACAAGTCAAAGGGCGAAAAACTGACGGCTGACCTGTCAAAACTTGACCAGTCAATTTCGCAGCTGCAACAGAAACTGCCTGCCAAGGCCCTGCAGGAATGCCAGCCCCAGCTGCAGCAGCTGCAGCGCATTGTACGGGCCGATATGCTGGGCATCCGGATACTGGCTGGTGAGCAGGACAAGCGGGCTGAATTTGACACCCTGCTGGCAGAGGTCAAGGCCCATGACAAAGAAGCCCAGGCCTCGGAGAAGACCTGCCGGGCCTTCCTGGATAAATTGGCGGGGCTCTTGTAA